AGTCGCGCAATTAGATTCAAAAGTGGATTTTGCTTCCTCGCCGGCGTATCCTATTCGGGGGCATCAGTTGGGGTATCGGCACACCGCCAACTCGTATGATGCGTGGAGTGTGGCGGAGTATGAGCAGTATTTCAGAGAGTTAGCTATTTTCGGGACCAATGCCGTGGAAGGAATCCCTTTTCACGAAGATGAAAAACCCAATCCGCATTTCAAGATTCCTGCATCCGAAATGCGCGTAAAAATGGGGGAATTGTGTAACCGGTACGACATGGATTATTGGGTCTGGACCCCCGTGACGTTTGAGCTAACCGACAAAGAAAAACGCGCGGCCGAACTCAAATTGCACGAAGATTTCTATAAAAACTGTCCGCGCCTGGATCATATTTTCGTGCCCGGCGGTGACCCGGGCGACAATCATCCAAGTGAGGTGTTACCGTTTTTGAAAGACCTGCATGACAGACTCACCAAATACCATCCTAAGGCGAAGATCTGGATTTCGTTGCAGGGCTTCAGCGTGGAGCAGGTAGATTATTTTTACCGCTATTTGGCCGAAAACAACCCCGATTGGTTGCAGGGCGTGGTCTCGGGGCCAAGTAGTCCGCCGATGGCGGAAACGCGGTTTCGTTTACCGAAAAAGTACCAACATCGCGAATATCCCGACATTACGCACAACGTGCGTTGCGAGTTTCCGGTGCGCGGTTGGGATCAGGCGTATGCCCTGACTTTGGGGCGCGAAGCGTCGAACCCGCGTCCGTACGCCTTTGCCGAAATCCACCAAACCTACGCGCCGTTTACCGACGGTTTTGTCTCGTATTCTGACGGGTGCCATGATGATGTCAACAAGGTGATTTGGAGTATGCGCGGTTGGAATCCGCAGATGGATGTGCGCGAGATTTTGACCGATTATACGAATTTCTTCTTTGGAAAAACCGTTAAGGAATCCGCTGCCGACGGTATTGCGGCACTTGAAAATAATTGGAAAGGACCACTCGTTCAAAACGGCGGTGTGGAGGCCACGTTTGCTTTTTGGAAGAATTTGGAATCGGCCACTCCCACCTTAAAAGGAAACTGGCGTTGGCAGATGCTGTTGCTGCGGGCCTATTATGATACGTATACCAAACGCAGATTGACGTATGAGCAATCGCTCGAAAAACAGGCGAATGCGCTTCTGTCCGAAGCCCCCAAAACGGGCGCGGACAAGGCCATGGAAGCGGCGTTGGCAACGGTGAATCAAGCCGATAAAGTAAACGTCGCACCCGAACTGCGCCGGGAAATTGAGCAGTTGTGCGCTGATTTATATGCTTCGATTGGTCTGCAAACCAGCGTACCTAAACACCAGGCCAAGGGCTATGAGCGCGGGGCTGTGCTGGATTTGGTGGATTATCCGCTTAATAACCGTTGGTGGCTGGCCGATGAGTTTAAGAAAATCAGCGCGTTGCCTTCCAACGAAGCCAAACTCCAACGCCTCAAAACCATCAGCACCTGGGAAACCCCCGGACCGGGAAGTTTTTACGACGATGTGTCGAGCGTGGCCAAGGGCCCGCGCGTCAAGACTTTTTCTGAAGATGCGACGGATGTGGCGTGGTGGCAGGACGGCTTCAGTCGGGCGCGGCTTTCGTCGCAGCTGTTTCAGAAATGCCCGGAGTTGGTCTATGACAATCTGCAACCCGGCGCGCGCTATATCATTCGGGTCGTAGGCGAGGGGGAAGCGTTGTTGCGGGTGGATAATTATCGCCTGCAACCGACCGTTTATAACCGCGAAGCCGAATCGGTCAAAGAGTGGATCGTGCCGCTTTCGCTCACGCAGGATGGAAAGCTGCACGTCACGTTTGACGAACCGGAAGAATCGCATTTGAACTGGCGCAGGCAGTCCAAGATTTCGGCTGTGTGGTTGTTGAAACAGTAATATCGAATGAAAGAGCTGCTGCCGGTTTCCGGTATCATTACCGTTTTGAATACGCCTTTTGATGGGCAAGGTCGGGTGGATGAAGCTTCGTTGCGAAGGAATGTGCAGTATGCTTTGGCGTCGGGCGTGGCGGGGTTTTTGGTGCCGGCGATGGCGTCGGAAGTGTATGCGCTGGAGATAGCTGAGCGGCTGCGCATGGTGGAAATCGTGACGGAGGAAGCGGCCGGGCGCGTTCCGATCTTTGCGGGGGCGGGCGAACGCGATGCGGCCCGACAGCAGGAAATGGTACGGCACTACGTGCAAATGGGTTGCCGACAGGTGTTGTTTCAAATTCCGTTTGAGAATGAAACCCAATTCAAAAAGCAGTTTTATGACTTGGCGGCTATCGGTCCCGAAATCATCATGTTGCAGGATTGGGATGCTAACGGCGTGGGGCTTTCGGATACGCTCATTTTGGAGCTTTTCAGGGAAGTGGATGCCTTTCGCAGTCTGAAAATAGAAACCGTTCCTGCGGGCGTGAAATACAGCCGAATCTTAGCATTGACCGACGGAAAGCTGCATTTGAGCGGGGGCTGGGCGGTGACGCAGATGATAGAGGGCTTAAAACGAGGCGTTCACGCGTTTATGCCCACGGCAATGCACCTCATTTATACGACCATTTACCGGTACTTCAAATCGGGAGACATCGAAAAAGCCGAAGCCTTGTTTTATCGATTGCTCCCTGTATTGAGCTTCTCCAACCAACACCTCGATATTTCGATTCATTTCTTCAAACGCCTTTTACACCGTCAGGGCATTTACAGTACACCCGATACGCGGGCTGCGCTTTTATCTTTTGATGCCGTTCATGAGCAAATCGCAGAGATACTGATTGAGCGAGTGATGGCGATGGAAGCGGCGTTGAGAAAAGGATAATAGGCTTTCTGGGCTCTTAGCGGTGTTTTTTTGAATGCCCTTGGCGGTGTTGTCACCGCCAAGTTTCTCTATAAAGGGCTGTTGTAGGTTTTGGGATTTACCTCTACTTTTGACCCATGAAACGAGACGACAGTTTATGGAAAGCTATCTAAGAGGATGTTTTCGACGATTTTCTCAGATTTTTCTTTGAAAACGCCCAAGAGGTGTTTGACTTCTCTCGTCCATTTGACCGCGGCGGCGATCCGCTTTTTGGACAAAGATCTCGAACAGCTTTTCTCGAATGCGCCCGACGAATTTTCACCTAAGTATGTGGATAACTCGTAAAAGTATTCACTAAAAAAGGTGATGAACAATGGATTTTAGGGCATTTCGAAGTAT
Above is a window of Runella slithyformis DSM 19594 DNA encoding:
- a CDS encoding dihydrodipicolinate synthase family protein — translated: MKELLPVSGIITVLNTPFDGQGRVDEASLRRNVQYALASGVAGFLVPAMASEVYALEIAERLRMVEIVTEEAAGRVPIFAGAGERDAARQQEMVRHYVQMGCRQVLFQIPFENETQFKKQFYDLAAIGPEIIMLQDWDANGVGLSDTLILELFREVDAFRSLKIETVPAGVKYSRILALTDGKLHLSGGWAVTQMIEGLKRGVHAFMPTAMHLIYTTIYRYFKSGDIEKAEALFYRLLPVLSFSNQHLDISIHFFKRLLHRQGIYSTPDTRAALLSFDAVHEQIAEILIERVMAMEAALRKG